The following proteins come from a genomic window of Nocardioides albertanoniae:
- a CDS encoding NADH-quinone oxidoreductase subunit A, translating into MELYVPVLALAGLATLFAVGSVVMSSVVGPSRANQAKADPYECGIEATPQALGGRFPVKYYITAMLFIIFDIEIIFLYPWAVRFDSMGWFGLAEMGLFLLTVFVAYAYVWRRGGLEWD; encoded by the coding sequence GCCTTGGCGGGACTGGCGACGCTCTTCGCGGTCGGTTCGGTGGTCATGAGCTCGGTCGTCGGACCGAGCCGAGCCAACCAGGCCAAGGCCGACCCCTACGAGTGCGGGATCGAGGCCACGCCACAGGCGCTCGGCGGTCGATTCCCGGTGAAGTACTACATCACCGCGATGCTCTTCATCATCTTCGACATCGAGATCATCTTCCTCTACCCGTGGGCCGTCAGGTTCGACTCGATGGGGTGGTTCGGTCTCGCCGAGATGGGCCTGTTCCTGCTGACCGTCTTTGTTGCGTACGCCTACGTCTGGCGTCGCGGCGGACTGGAATGGGACTGA